In Pasteurella multocida subsp. multocida OH4807, a genomic segment contains:
- a CDS encoding oligopeptide ABC superfamily ATP binding cassette transporter, binding protein (COG4166 ABC-type oligopeptide transport system, periplasmic component), with product MANTMKKTFLNITLTSALGLFAAHSTLAATVPAGTELAAKQELRWNIGSNPASLDPHKIEGTPEGFASRQLFETLVISDAEGHIIPGAAIKWEHSPDFKKWTFYLRPDAKWSNGDPVTAEDFVFSFQRLADPKTASPYSSYLNYLKLLNAEDVVAGKKPVTELGVKALDDHTLELTLSASVPYADKLSEHYVLAPVNKKLVEQFGDKWTDVKNIVGNGAFKVASWTINEKLELVPNQHYWDHAKTVLTNVTLYPIESENTDVARYRAGDLDITNHALPVELFTKLKKEYPNEVYTPSSLCTYLYEINHKKAPFDDVRVRKALAMSMDRDIITGKVTAQGQVPAYSFTPPYINGGEKIAKPDWAELSQADRNKKAIELLKEAGFDKNNPLNFTLLYNTSENHKKIALAASSLWQKNLGGAVKVSLENQEWKTYLDTRHQGNYQVTRAGWCADYNEASTFLNYFLSTSSNNTAFYKSAEFDKLLSDTYLAETDEQRAEIYAKLEAQLAADAALVPMYYYVDPRMVKPYVKGFPINHPGKNFYLKDVYLVKH from the coding sequence ATGGCAAACACAATGAAAAAAACATTTCTTAACATCACGTTAACAAGCGCATTAGGTCTATTCGCAGCGCATTCTACTCTAGCCGCGACTGTCCCTGCGGGTACTGAGCTAGCTGCAAAACAAGAACTGCGCTGGAATATTGGTTCTAACCCTGCCTCATTAGATCCACATAAAATCGAAGGAACCCCAGAGGGTTTTGCTTCTCGTCAATTATTTGAAACACTCGTGATTTCAGATGCAGAAGGTCACATCATTCCTGGTGCTGCGATCAAATGGGAACACAGTCCTGACTTTAAAAAATGGACGTTCTATCTTCGCCCTGATGCAAAGTGGTCAAATGGCGACCCCGTTACCGCTGAAGACTTTGTCTTTTCTTTCCAACGTTTAGCTGATCCGAAAACCGCATCACCTTATTCAAGCTATTTAAACTACCTGAAATTACTCAATGCTGAAGATGTCGTTGCTGGTAAAAAACCAGTGACTGAGCTAGGTGTGAAAGCATTAGATGATCACACATTAGAATTAACGTTATCGGCCAGCGTACCTTACGCAGATAAATTAAGTGAACACTATGTATTAGCACCAGTAAACAAAAAATTGGTTGAACAATTTGGTGATAAATGGACTGATGTGAAAAACATCGTCGGTAACGGCGCATTTAAAGTAGCCAGCTGGACCATTAACGAAAAATTAGAGTTAGTGCCAAACCAACATTACTGGGATCACGCAAAAACTGTCTTAACCAATGTCACACTCTATCCAATTGAGTCAGAAAATACTGACGTAGCACGCTACCGTGCAGGTGATTTAGATATTACCAACCACGCCCTACCAGTTGAATTATTTACAAAACTCAAAAAAGAATATCCAAACGAAGTGTATACGCCATCTTCACTTTGTACTTATTTATATGAAATTAACCACAAAAAGGCACCATTTGACGATGTTCGTGTAAGAAAAGCACTTGCAATGTCAATGGATCGCGACATCATCACTGGCAAAGTGACCGCACAAGGTCAAGTGCCCGCTTACAGTTTCACCCCTCCATACATTAATGGTGGTGAGAAAATTGCCAAACCAGACTGGGCAGAATTATCTCAAGCAGATCGTAACAAAAAAGCGATTGAATTGTTAAAAGAAGCTGGTTTCGATAAGAACAATCCATTGAATTTCACGTTGTTATACAACACCTCTGAAAACCATAAAAAAATTGCACTTGCGGCAAGCTCTTTATGGCAGAAAAACTTAGGTGGCGCAGTGAAAGTGTCGTTAGAAAACCAAGAATGGAAAACCTACTTAGATACACGTCACCAAGGTAATTACCAAGTGACGCGTGCAGGTTGGTGTGCTGACTATAACGAAGCAAGTACGTTCTTGAACTACTTCTTATCGACCAGTAGTAACAACACGGCATTCTATAAGAGTGCTGAATTTGATAAGTTACTTTCAGACACTTATCTAGCAGAAACGGATGAGCAACGCGCTGAAATTTACGCGAAATTAGAAGCACAATTAGCAGCAGATGCCGCGTTGGTGCCAATGTATTACTACGTTGATCCACGTATGGTTAAACCTTATGTAAAAGGTTTCCCAATCAACCATCCAGGTAAAAACTTCTACTTGAAAGATGTTTACCTAGTTAAACATTAA
- the rpmF gene encoding 50S ribosomal protein L32 (COG0333 Ribosomal protein L32), protein MAVQQNKKSRSRRDMRRSHDALTTAAVSVDKASGETHLRHHVTADGYYRGRKVINK, encoded by the coding sequence ATGGCTGTTCAACAAAATAAAAAATCTCGTTCACGTCGTGATATGCGTCGTTCACACGATGCCTTAACCACTGCAGCAGTATCAGTTGATAAAGCAAGTGGTGAAACGCATTTACGTCACCATGTAACTGCTGATGGTTACTATCGTGGTCGTAAAGTGATTAATAAATAA
- a CDS encoding phosphate acyltransferase (COG0416 Fatty acid/phospholipid biosynthesis enzyme), with amino-acid sequence MSRLTLALDVMGGDIGPRITIPASMIALEKDPMLSLLLFGDSQQILPLLEHLPVSIQQRITVCHCSRTIDNEHGISYALRHSKGTSMRLAIEAVQKGEAQGCVSAGNTAALMGLSKILLQPLKGIQRPALVSVIPTVDGQKSVMLDLGANIDCDAENLYQFALMGSIFAENTLNLVYPRIALLNIGSEDIKGHKSIRDAAALLEKDSALNYIGFIEGNFLLNGKADVIVSDGFAGNVALKTLEGAAKNVITLLKGKSKNSVFKPLFSWLLRHLFKENYQRLKQINPDEYNGASLIGLTSVVVKSHGGANVEAFSYAIADAAFQVRQQIPSKILAGLEKYE; translated from the coding sequence TTGAGTCGTCTAACCCTTGCGTTAGATGTGATGGGCGGGGACATAGGTCCCCGTATTACTATCCCCGCATCCATGATTGCGTTGGAAAAAGATCCAATGCTTTCTTTATTATTGTTTGGCGATAGCCAACAAATTCTTCCTTTACTTGAACATCTTCCAGTTTCAATTCAACAGCGTATTACGGTTTGTCATTGCTCACGAACGATCGATAATGAGCATGGTATTTCTTATGCTTTAAGACATAGCAAAGGTACATCAATGCGCTTAGCGATCGAAGCCGTGCAGAAAGGTGAAGCGCAAGGATGTGTCAGTGCAGGTAATACTGCTGCACTTATGGGGCTTTCAAAAATTTTATTACAGCCACTTAAAGGGATCCAACGACCTGCGTTGGTTTCTGTTATACCAACCGTTGATGGCCAAAAAAGTGTGATGCTTGATCTTGGGGCAAATATTGACTGTGATGCAGAAAATTTATATCAATTTGCATTAATGGGCAGTATTTTTGCTGAAAACACGTTGAATTTAGTCTATCCTAGAATCGCGTTACTGAATATTGGCAGTGAAGATATTAAAGGTCATAAATCTATTCGCGATGCAGCAGCACTGTTAGAGAAAGATAGTGCGCTAAATTATATTGGTTTTATTGAAGGTAACTTCTTATTAAATGGCAAGGCTGATGTGATTGTAAGTGACGGTTTTGCAGGCAATGTGGCGCTGAAAACCCTTGAGGGCGCAGCAAAAAATGTGATTACTTTGTTGAAAGGTAAATCAAAAAATAGTGTATTTAAACCCCTATTTTCTTGGTTATTGCGTCATTTATTTAAAGAAAACTATCAGCGTTTAAAACAAATTAATCCAGATGAATATAATGGCGCATCTTTGATTGGACTCACTTCTGTTGTCGTAAAAAGCCATGGTGGTGCAAATGTTGAGGCATTTTCTTATGCGATTGCAGATGCCGCATTCCAAGTGCG
- a CDS encoding hypothetical protein (COG1399 Predicted metal-binding, possibly nucleic acid-binding protein), translating into MQKVKLPLTVDPVKDAQRRLDYDGYYAINQLQRLSESVSKVLSDAQVRLSFFIDPQKLVVMKGQATVEVELICQRCETPFVQTIDCTFCYSPVANLDQADVLPEIYEPIEFNEFGEIDLLGAIEDELILSLPIVPMHSSEHCEVSVAEQVFGELPEELAKKPNPFAVLASLKQK; encoded by the coding sequence ATGCAAAAGGTAAAATTACCCCTAACTGTTGACCCAGTCAAAGATGCACAACGTCGATTAGATTACGATGGCTATTATGCTATCAATCAGTTACAGCGTCTTTCTGAGTCAGTAAGTAAAGTGCTCAGCGATGCACAGGTTAGATTATCGTTTTTTATTGATCCACAAAAATTAGTGGTCATGAAAGGGCAGGCAACCGTTGAAGTAGAACTTATCTGTCAACGTTGTGAGACACCTTTTGTGCAAACCATTGATTGTACATTTTGTTACAGTCCTGTGGCTAATTTGGATCAAGCCGATGTATTGCCCGAAATTTATGAGCCAATCGAATTTAATGAGTTTGGTGAAATAGATTTACTTGGTGCGATTGAAGATGAATTAATTTTAAGTCTACCGATTGTACCAATGCATTCATCTGAACACTGTGAAGTGTCCGTGGCTGAACAGGTTTTTGGCGAATTGCCCGAAGAGCTGGCAAAAAAACCGAACCCGTTCGCTGTATTAGCTAGTTTAAAGCAAAAGTAA